One part of the Xiphophorus maculatus strain JP 163 A chromosome 1, X_maculatus-5.0-male, whole genome shotgun sequence genome encodes these proteins:
- the LOC111609464 gene encoding receptor-type tyrosine-protein phosphatase V-like isoform X1: protein MRMETFSRSQILQDFNFQCSKLASNNNRGFKQAFRQELNDVGKDLPSRAGSLEANREKNRYHCILPYDHCRVRLSVQNQNPNSDYINANFVPGGGSERDFICTQGPISNTLADFWRMVWEQNVRIIIMVTALREKNTVLCEKYWSLEEGTVYHGLFQITTVTRKQGPDYFVTTINLRQRDLPNDRIITHYYYPSWPDQKVPNPFSLCVFTEHVRQHLEALPCLGPAVVHCSAGIGRSGTFVTLLWLMQLSMRGIPPDIKGAVRDLRLHRMSMVQTLDQYIFIHHCLLHWLSGGASASRQQMQVPDLNSNQHKKDQPPSSRRRRQRHSSQHKPPADQPQNTLQQIFKPGNLLRRLIPSLSQMNPNSQNA from the exons GATGGAGACTTTCTCAAGATCACAGATTCTGCAGGACTTTAATTTCCAATGCAGCAAACTGGCGTCCAATAACAACCGAGGCTTTAAACAGGCCTTTAGG CAGGAGCTGAATGATGTTGGGAAAGATCTCCCCAGTAGAGCCGGCAGCTTGGAGgccaacagagaaaaaaacagataccATTGCATTTTGCCAT ATGATCACTGTCGGGTGAGGCTTTCAGTTCAAAACCAGAACCCAAATTCTGATTACATCAATGCAAATTTTGTCCCT GGTGGTGGATCAGAAAGGGATTTCATCTGCACCCAAGGTCCAATATCCAACACTTTAGCCGACTTCTGGAGGATGGTCTGGGAGCAAAACGTCAGGATAATCATCATGGTGACCGCTCTCAGAGAAAAGAACACA GTACTGTGTGAAAAGTACTGGTCTCTGGAAGAAGGGACTGTTTATCATGGGCTCTTCCAAATAACAACAGTGACTCGGAAACAGGGTCCAGATTATTTTGTTACTACCATTAACCTGCGACAG agggACCTGCCAAACGACAGGATAATCACACATTACTACTACCCGTCCTGGCCGGACCAGAAAGTCCCAAACccattttctctgtgtgtattCACTGAGCATGTGCGGCAACATTTGGAGGCTCTACCCTGTCTGGGGCCAGCTGTGGTGCACTGCAG TGCAGGCATTGGCCGGTCAGGGACGTTTGTGACTTTGTTGTGGCTGATGCAGCTGAGCATGAGAGGGATCCCACCTGACATCAAAGGTGCTGTGAGGGACCTGCGACTGCATCGCATGTCGATGGTCCAGACACTT GACCAGTACATATTTATTCATCACTGTCTGCTACATTGGCTCAGTGGAGGAGCATCAGCAAG CAGGCAACAGATGCAGGTACCAGATTTGAATTCTAACCAACACAAGAAGGATCAACCTCCGAGCTCACGGAGGAGGAGGCAGCGACACAGCTCTCAACATAAACCTCCGGCAGACCAACCCCAGAACACACTGCAACAGATTTTTAAACCTGGGAACCTACTGAGGAGGTTAATACCCTCCTTATCGCAGATGAATCCGAACTCACAAAACGCCTGA
- the LOC111609464 gene encoding receptor-type tyrosine-protein phosphatase V-like isoform X3 — MRMETFSRSQILQDFNFQCSKLASNNNRGFKQAFRQELNDVGKDLPSRAGSLEANREKNRYHCILPYDHCRVRLSVQNQNPNSDYINANFVPGGGSERDFICTQGPISNTLADFWRMVWEQNVRIIIMVTALREKNTVLCEKYWSLEEGTVYHGLFQITTVTRKQGPDYFVTTINLRQRDLPNDRIITHYYYPSWPDQKVPNPFSLCVFTEHVRQHLEALPCLGPAVVHCSAGIGRSGTFVTLLWLMQLSMRGIPPDIKGAVRDLRLHRMSMVQTLDQYIFIHHCLLHWLSGGASARQQMQVPDLNSNQHKKDQPPSSRRRRQRHSSQHKPPADQPQNTLQQIFKPGNLLRRLIPSLSQMNPNSQNA, encoded by the exons GATGGAGACTTTCTCAAGATCACAGATTCTGCAGGACTTTAATTTCCAATGCAGCAAACTGGCGTCCAATAACAACCGAGGCTTTAAACAGGCCTTTAGG CAGGAGCTGAATGATGTTGGGAAAGATCTCCCCAGTAGAGCCGGCAGCTTGGAGgccaacagagaaaaaaacagataccATTGCATTTTGCCAT ATGATCACTGTCGGGTGAGGCTTTCAGTTCAAAACCAGAACCCAAATTCTGATTACATCAATGCAAATTTTGTCCCT GGTGGTGGATCAGAAAGGGATTTCATCTGCACCCAAGGTCCAATATCCAACACTTTAGCCGACTTCTGGAGGATGGTCTGGGAGCAAAACGTCAGGATAATCATCATGGTGACCGCTCTCAGAGAAAAGAACACA GTACTGTGTGAAAAGTACTGGTCTCTGGAAGAAGGGACTGTTTATCATGGGCTCTTCCAAATAACAACAGTGACTCGGAAACAGGGTCCAGATTATTTTGTTACTACCATTAACCTGCGACAG agggACCTGCCAAACGACAGGATAATCACACATTACTACTACCCGTCCTGGCCGGACCAGAAAGTCCCAAACccattttctctgtgtgtattCACTGAGCATGTGCGGCAACATTTGGAGGCTCTACCCTGTCTGGGGCCAGCTGTGGTGCACTGCAG TGCAGGCATTGGCCGGTCAGGGACGTTTGTGACTTTGTTGTGGCTGATGCAGCTGAGCATGAGAGGGATCCCACCTGACATCAAAGGTGCTGTGAGGGACCTGCGACTGCATCGCATGTCGATGGTCCAGACACTT GACCAGTACATATTTATTCATCACTGTCTGCTACATTGGCTCAGTGGAGGAGCATCAGCAAG GCAACAGATGCAGGTACCAGATTTGAATTCTAACCAACACAAGAAGGATCAACCTCCGAGCTCACGGAGGAGGAGGCAGCGACACAGCTCTCAACATAAACCTCCGGCAGACCAACCCCAGAACACACTGCAACAGATTTTTAAACCTGGGAACCTACTGAGGAGGTTAATACCCTCCTTATCGCAGATGAATCCGAACTCACAAAACGCCTGA
- the LOC111609464 gene encoding receptor-type tyrosine-protein phosphatase V-like isoform X2, translating to MRMETFSRSQILQDFNFQCSKLASNNNRGFKQAFRELNDVGKDLPSRAGSLEANREKNRYHCILPYDHCRVRLSVQNQNPNSDYINANFVPGGGSERDFICTQGPISNTLADFWRMVWEQNVRIIIMVTALREKNTVLCEKYWSLEEGTVYHGLFQITTVTRKQGPDYFVTTINLRQRDLPNDRIITHYYYPSWPDQKVPNPFSLCVFTEHVRQHLEALPCLGPAVVHCSAGIGRSGTFVTLLWLMQLSMRGIPPDIKGAVRDLRLHRMSMVQTLDQYIFIHHCLLHWLSGGASASRQQMQVPDLNSNQHKKDQPPSSRRRRQRHSSQHKPPADQPQNTLQQIFKPGNLLRRLIPSLSQMNPNSQNA from the exons GATGGAGACTTTCTCAAGATCACAGATTCTGCAGGACTTTAATTTCCAATGCAGCAAACTGGCGTCCAATAACAACCGAGGCTTTAAACAGGCCTTTAGG GAGCTGAATGATGTTGGGAAAGATCTCCCCAGTAGAGCCGGCAGCTTGGAGgccaacagagaaaaaaacagataccATTGCATTTTGCCAT ATGATCACTGTCGGGTGAGGCTTTCAGTTCAAAACCAGAACCCAAATTCTGATTACATCAATGCAAATTTTGTCCCT GGTGGTGGATCAGAAAGGGATTTCATCTGCACCCAAGGTCCAATATCCAACACTTTAGCCGACTTCTGGAGGATGGTCTGGGAGCAAAACGTCAGGATAATCATCATGGTGACCGCTCTCAGAGAAAAGAACACA GTACTGTGTGAAAAGTACTGGTCTCTGGAAGAAGGGACTGTTTATCATGGGCTCTTCCAAATAACAACAGTGACTCGGAAACAGGGTCCAGATTATTTTGTTACTACCATTAACCTGCGACAG agggACCTGCCAAACGACAGGATAATCACACATTACTACTACCCGTCCTGGCCGGACCAGAAAGTCCCAAACccattttctctgtgtgtattCACTGAGCATGTGCGGCAACATTTGGAGGCTCTACCCTGTCTGGGGCCAGCTGTGGTGCACTGCAG TGCAGGCATTGGCCGGTCAGGGACGTTTGTGACTTTGTTGTGGCTGATGCAGCTGAGCATGAGAGGGATCCCACCTGACATCAAAGGTGCTGTGAGGGACCTGCGACTGCATCGCATGTCGATGGTCCAGACACTT GACCAGTACATATTTATTCATCACTGTCTGCTACATTGGCTCAGTGGAGGAGCATCAGCAAG CAGGCAACAGATGCAGGTACCAGATTTGAATTCTAACCAACACAAGAAGGATCAACCTCCGAGCTCACGGAGGAGGAGGCAGCGACACAGCTCTCAACATAAACCTCCGGCAGACCAACCCCAGAACACACTGCAACAGATTTTTAAACCTGGGAACCTACTGAGGAGGTTAATACCCTCCTTATCGCAGATGAATCCGAACTCACAAAACGCCTGA